A DNA window from Armigeres subalbatus isolate Guangzhou_Male unplaced genomic scaffold, GZ_Asu_2 Contig819, whole genome shotgun sequence contains the following coding sequences:
- the LOC134204672 gene encoding uncharacterized protein LOC134204672 — protein MDPASLTEEEIGYELALRHVTNLGSLPRRARAVRLRALMQEDEIKNTIYDTSSHVMEAVDNISQCQSEVSKIVSELDGAFKRGDLPAVRVIRSRLIHYRDRLAIVEPPANHSETHATLSLLVQFSLEDTDDALGRTKKQVRTKVNSDSAKNTGAVPKGTMQTSTSPGANFRGFDENGDPREQSNEENQDFVIQTEEVRQQSRSTPTMTDPLAALPTRNSPNVQGSEHGAESLEVQRVNRGRGYRNASQRPTVQSSRYSLQKESSMREPTFSSFAPPPYESRTEAVEPDVREDSHFQEYNQLRNELLRNLNQRWQNRAPYRNQGWQDNVPRPLFEERRTLKAIHNWPFRYKGEKDGSSLNTFLQRVETFAASEEIADDLLLKSVKHLLLDDALNWYSNMYATGVFGSWEDFKRLIRHEFLPASYAYILRAEAYHRMQGEEEPFNKFYQDISTLFQYVDPPMSDLEKLFIIKKNMNSTYAPIAASQNSMRLLVKACKELDELRKLQQYQRRISLPYGALIEPALATPNPSQRQAKPQHPLQRFERVHALEADNAQSYTSGEVPVESDCPEEEKIDQRMEAILQQVNALKLRFDRREVVGRQVFDQQRQQSSGGSSNLQQGEVPEATTADGTEHMIQSYTRLPVAYNNKNEVVTMLLLPTLPTREGKEVKQEATKELCTEEHIRLQEAINKFPKAEPGKLGRTDRYTHRIDIGDAKPRKQRYYPMSKYVLDEVNKEIDRMLELDVIEEALFSP, from the exons ATGGATCCAGCAAGCCTGACAGAGGAGGAAATAGGTTACGAATTGGCGTTGCGCCACGTAACTAATCTTGGTTCACTTCCTCGCAGGGCGAGAGCCGTCCGTTTGCGTGCTCTAATGCAGGaagatgaaattaaaaacacaaTTTATGACACTTCTTCCCATGTTATGGAAGCTGTCGACAATATCAGTCAATGTCAATCGGAAGTGAGCAAAATAGTTTCGGAACTCGACGGAGCCTTCAAGCGCGGTGATCTTCCAGCAGTGCGTGTAATACGATCGCGTTTAATTCATTATCGCGATCGGTTAGCCATCGTAGAACCTCCGGCTAATCACAGTGAAACGCATGCAACATTGTCGCTACTGGTGCAGTTTTCGTTGGAGGATACAGACGACGCAttgggaagaacgaagaaaCAGGTGAGAACAAAAGTGAACAGTGATAGTGCGAAAAACACTGGTGCTGTTCCCAAAGGAACGATGCAGACTTCCACATCACCCGGAGCAAACTTTCGAGGATTCGACGAGAACGGAGATCCAAGGGAGCAGTCgaatgaagaaaatcaagaTTTCGTCATCCAAACCGAGGAAGTTAGACAACAATCCAGATCGACGCCAACAATGACCGATCCGTTAGCAGCACTTCCAACGCGAAATAGTCCAAATGTCCAGGGCAGTGAACACGGAGCAGAATCCCTAGAAGTTCAACGAGTCAATCGAGGAAGAGGTTACAGGAATGCGAGTCAACGTCCAACAGTCCAGAGTAGCAGGTATAGCCTACAGAAAGAATCCAGCATGCGTGAGCCAACATTCAGTAGCTTCGCTCCACCTCCATATGAGTCGAGAACAGAAGCAGTCGAGCCAGACGTTAGGGAGGATTCACACTTCCAGGAGTACAACCAGCTGCGCAATGAGTTGCTGCGCAACCTGAATCAGCGATGGCAAAACCGCGCTCCGTATCGAAACCAAGGTTGGCAAGATAATGTTCCGAGGCCGCTCTTCGAGGAAAGGAGGACGCTGAAAGCAATTCACAACTGGCCGTTCCGCTACAAGGGTGAAAAGGATGGCTCATCGCTGAACACATTCCTGCAACGGGTAGAAACATTCGCCGCATCAGAAGAGATCGCAGATGATTTGCTGCTGAAAAGCGTCAAACATTTGCTGTTGGACGATGCTCTCAACTGGTACAGCAACATGTATGCTACAGGTGTATTCGGTTCCTGGGAGGATTTCAAACGCCTAATTAGACACGAGTTCCTACCAGCAAGCTACGCTTATATTTTGAGGGCAGAGGCATACCACCGCATGCAAGGCGAGGAAGAGCCGTTCAACAAATTCTACCAGGACATCTCGACCCTATTCCAATATGTTGATCCACCGATGAGCGATCTGGAGAAGCTGTTTATAATCAAGAAGAACATGAATTCAACGTATGCGCCCATCGCCGCTTCGCAGAACTCAATGCGATTGCTGGTGAAAGCATGCAAGGAACTGGATGAACTCCGGAAGCTGCAGCAATATCAGCGGCGGATCTCGTTGCCTTACGGTGCTTTGATAGAACCAGCTTTAGCCACTCCAAATCCATCACAGCGTCAAGCAAAACCACAGCATCCATTGCAACGTTTTGAAAGAGTCCATGCATTGGAAGCAGACAACGCGCAGAGCTACACAAGCGGTGAAGTACCGGTGGAAAGCGACTGTCCAGAAGAGGAGAAAATAGACCAGCGTATGGAGGCGATACTACAGCAAGTGAACGCTCTCAAACTACGATTCGACCGTCGTGaagtagtaggtaggcaagtTTTCGACCAGCAGCGTCAACAATCGTCGGGCGGTAGTTCCAATCTCCAGCAAGGAGAGGTGCCTGAGGCAACAACAGCTGACGGCACCGAGCACATGATACAGTCATACACTCGGCTACCGGTAGCATACAACAACAAGAACGAAGTCGTCACAATGTTGCTACTCCCAACATTGCCGAC ACGAGAAGGAAAAGAAGTCAAACAGGAAGCGACAAAGGAGTTATGCACGGAAGAGCACATTCGACTCCaggaagcaataaataaattccCGAAAGCAGAACCCGGAAAGCTGGGCAGAACGGATCGCTATACCCACCGCATCGACATAGGAGACGCAAAACCACGGAAACAACGCTACTACCCGATGTCGAAGTACGTGCTGGATGAAGTGAACAAGGAGATCGACCGTATGCTGGAACTCGACGTGATTGAAGAGGCACTATTCTCGCCGTAG